TTCCCTACTGATTTGGAAAGGGAGAAAGTAGATAAATTTTTAGAAAAAAGAAAAGAAAAAATAGTTATAGTAGCTCCAGGAAGTAAATGGTTTACTAAAAAATGGCCTCTTGAGTATTTTAATAGAGTTATAAAAGAGATTGAAAAAAGAGAAGATACAACTGTAGTGGTAGTAGGAGGAAAAGATGAGATTTTACTTAATATACCACTTTCTAAAAATTCTATTGATTTAAGAGGAAGAACTACTCTTCTTGAGTTAGCTGAGGTAATTAGAAGAGCTAATATAGTCTTAACTAATGATTCATCTCCAATACATATAGCTTCAGCTTTTTCAAATGTAAAAATATTAGCTATTTTTGGACCAACAGTTGAGAAATTTGGTTTCTTTCCTTGGTCAAAAAATAGTGAGGTATTTCAAGTGGAGGATTTAGAGTGTAGACCTTGTTCAATCCATGGGGGAAATTCTTGCCCTAAAAAACACTTTAAATGTATGTTAGATATTAAACC
The DNA window shown above is from Fusobacterium mortiferum ATCC 9817 and carries:
- a CDS encoding glycosyltransferase family 9 protein; translation: MRILIIHTAFIGDIVLSTPLIKKLRDTYPKAEITYLTTPIGASILRNNPYLTHIIEYDKRGEHRGIKGFWAITKKLKMESYNLVITPHRYLRSSFMSFLTGAPVRRGYDNAAASFLFTKKIHYDSDKHEVEKLLSFVPKDEGKRYEIELFPTDLEREKVDKFLEKRKEKIVIVAPGSKWFTKKWPLEYFNRVIKEIEKREDTTVVVVGGKDEILLNIPLSKNSIDLRGRTTLLELAEVIRRANIVLTNDSSPIHIASAFSNVKILAIFGPTVEKFGFFPWSKNSEVFQVEDLECRPCSIHGGNSCPKKHFKCMLDIKPEKILERIEKILESEN